From Stigmatopora nigra isolate UIUO_SnigA chromosome 17, RoL_Snig_1.1, whole genome shotgun sequence, a single genomic window includes:
- the nedd4l gene encoding E3 ubiquitin-protein ligase NEDD4-like isoform X1 yields the protein MARLRLYFGSNRSNTAPDILEGDTEEQQGDNDVATAFHTQPSVGSSPSREAAQQPIPPVTSGPRADALLKRSSSMFIPQLAAYAESRPTKSSSMQISLQRSDVASNGDSYSLPDDVLPPHYTPPGPVPTYAEVSGQSDVPRQPPPPYCGPESPNQQIFVTDPRFPKRRVFSIGSNGHNLYGRTPAGISVSGIRIRRNSTDGSDVQHLRILPYGGSAWTVQQQSPASSSSGAQRLVFQLQQNQNQDLNQSWQQPDSSQEEHSNVGFVRSTGGRIFRYPRIKLERGSSPIVQENEPENDSQANGSDSQPIVDHRRMDPRSNGCTFKVSGDPPSRQPHLKIYFTPGGGADQEVIEAATNSPKTRDDFLGQVDVPLSHLPTEDPAMERPYTFKDFLLRPRSHKSRVKGYLRLKMAYLPKQGGHEEEAGDMREEAEGWEESADSGSQRPQQLLPPLPPGWEEKVDNLGRTYYVNHNNRSTQWKRPSNMDVISETESDNRQRQIHQEAHRVFRSRRHISEDLENEHLEPRDVIDSSWELITEEDPNDALAQSQPGTSSMLTPQPPPTPVSQEFSDDLSLRLSFTPDTNGEVPGPSSVLTQLSNRLRSSSMTDGVSDQAQPPPLAQRSHSRRTRAQTVSGGEDSTSPTATAFNLTTLGLPPGWEERKDAKGRTYYVNHNSRTTTWTRPIVQLTEDGANTATGSGAAPIPSPSSNASSNTSNNHLHEPQLRRPRSLSSPTVTLSTPLEGASNIQARRAVKDTFSNPQSPQPSPYSSPKSQHKTQQSFLPPGWEMRIAPNGRPFFIDHNSRTTTWEDPRLKYPVHMRNKNSMEPGELGPLPHLPEEPGWEERIHTDGRTFYIDHNTKNTQWEDPRLQSPAITGPAVPYSREFKQKYDYFRKKLKKPADIPNRFEMKLHRNNIFEESYRRIMSLKKPDVLKARLWIEFESEKGLDYGGVAREWFFLLSKEMFNPYYGLFEYSATDNYTLQINPNSGLCNEDHLSYFKFIGRVAGMAVFHGKLLDGFFIRPFYKMMLGKQISLKDMESVDSEYYNSLKWILENDPTELDLRFCIDEDNFGQTYQVDLKPSGSDMVVTNDNKKEYIDLVIQWRFVNRVQKQMNAFLEGFTELIQIDLIKIFDENELELLMCGLGDVDVNDWRQHTVYKNGYCPNHPVIQWFWKVVLLMDAEKRIRLLQFVTGTSRVPMNGFAELYGSNGPQLFTIEQWGTPDKLPRAHTCFNRLDLPTYDSFEDLREKLLMAVENAQGFEGVD from the exons atggcacgtCTACGTTTATATTTTGGCTCCAACCGTAGCAACACTGCCCCGGACATACTAGAAGGAGATACAGAAGAGCAGCAAGGAGACAATGATGTTGCGACGGCCTTTCACACTCAACCATCCGTAGGATCGAGTCCATCTCGGGAGGCAGCACAGCAGCCAATTCCTCCAGTTACGTCTGGACCGCGTGCGGACGCACTTCTTAAGCGCAGTTCCTCTATGTTCATACCGCAGCTCGCAGCCTATGCCGAGTCACGGCCTACAAAAAgctcctccatgcagatctctcTTCAGCGCTCTGACGTAGCAAGTAATGGGGATTCCTATAGCCTTCCTGATGATGTCTTGCCACCCCATTATACTCCTCCAGGACCTGTGCCAACGTACGCTGAAGTTTCGGGTCAATCTGATGTTCCGCGACAACCACCTCCTCCTTACTGCGGTCCGGAGTCTCCCAACCAACAAATATTTGTGACTGACCCACGTTTTCCAAAGCGTAGGGTTTTCAGCATCGGTTCCAATGGTCATAATTTGTATGGCAGAACCCCTGCAGGTATCAGCGTCAGTGGTATTCGTATTCGGAGGAACTCAACTGACGGTTCTGACGTACAGCATCTTAGAATTTTGCCTTATGGTGGTTCTGCTTGGACTGTCCAGCAGCAGTCTCCTGCTTCTAGTAGCAGTGGAGCACAGCGACTTGTCTTCCAGCTTCAACAGAATCAGAACCAAGATTTGAACCAGAGCTGGCAGCAGCCAGATTCATCGCAAGAAGAGCACAGCAATGTTGGATTTGTTCGATCCACTGGTGGCCGTATTTTCCGTTATCCAAGAATTAAATTGGAACGAGGTTCATCTCCAATTGTACAAGAGAATGAACCAGAAAATGATAGCCAGGCAAATGGTTCAGATAGTCAACCAATTGTGGATCATCGGAGGATGGATCCAAGATCTAATGGTTGTACTTTTAAAGTCAGTGGGGACCCCCCTTCAAGGCAGCCCCATCTTAAGATTTACTTCACACCTGGGGGAGGTGCAGATCAAGAAGTGATTGAGGCAGCAACAAATTCTCCTAAG ACCAGAGATGATTTCTTGGGACAAGTGGATGTACCTCTTAGTCATTTGCCG ACTGAAGACCCAGCCATGGAGCGCCCCTACACATTTAAGGACTTCCTATTGCGACCTAGGAG TCACAAGTCCAGGGTGAAGGGTTACCTCCGCCTCAAAATGGCTTACCTGCCCAAACAAGGGGGACATGAAGAAGAAGCTGGGGACATGAGGGAGGAGGCAGAG GGATGGGAGGAATCCGCAGATTCAGGGTCGCAACGACCGCAACAGCTTCTTCCACCATTGCCACCTGGCTGGGAAGAAAAGGTGGACAACCTGGGACGAACCTACTACGTCAACCACAACAATCGATCCACACAGTGGAAACGGCCCTCCAACAT ggatGTGATTTCGGAAACAGAAAGCGACAACCGCCAACGTCAGATACATCAGGAGGCGCATCGAGTCTTCCGTTCGAGACGCCACATCAGCGAGGACCTGGAAAATGAACACTTGGAGCCACGTGATGTTATTGACAGC TCCTGGGAGCTGATCACAGAAGAAGACCCAAATGACGCCCTCGCCCAGTCCCAACCTGGCACATCCTCCATGCTGACCCCACAGCCCCCGCCGACTCCCGTCTCACAAGAGTTCTCCGATGATTTGAGCTTGAGGCTGTCATTTACCCCTGACACCAACGGCGAAGTTCCAGGGCCAAGCTCAGTTCTG ACTCAGTTATCCAACCGACTGCGTTCTTCCAGTATGACTGATGGTGTTAGCGATCAGGCCCAGCCTCCTCCTCTTGCG CAGCGTTCCCATTCCAGAAGAACCAGGGCTCAAACTGTCTCAGGTGGTGAGGATAGCACG TCTCCCACAGCAACCGCGTTCAACCTGACCACCTTGGGCCTGCCCCCTGGATGGGAGGAGCGGAAGGACGCCAAGGGGAGAACATATTACGTCAACCATAACAGCCGCACCACTACCTGGACTAGGCCCATTGTGCAG CTGACTGAAGATGGTGCAAACACAGCAACGGGGTCCGGTGCAGCCCCCATaccctccccctcttccaatGCTTCCTCTAATACCTCCAACAACCACCTCCATGAGCCCCAACTCCGACGACCTCGTAGTCTCAGCTCCCCTACTGTCACCCTGTCGACACCCTTGGAG GGAGCCAGCAACATCCAGGCCAGGCGTGCAGTAAAGGACACCTTTTCCAACCCTCAATCTCCCCAACCGTCACCGTACAGCTCCCCTAAATCACAACATAAGACCCAACAGAGCTTCCTACCGCCAGGCTGGGAAATGAGAATAGCTCCCAATGGACGGCCATTTTTCATCGACCACAATAGCAGAACCACCACTTGG GAGGATCCGAGGTTGAAGTATCCGGTCCATATGCGAAATAAGAACTCCATGGAACCTGGTGAACTTGGGCCTCTCCCT caCCTACCAGAGGAG CCTGGGTGGGAAGAGCGAATTCACACGGACGGACGCACTTTCTACATTGACCACA ATACAAAGAACACACAATGGGAGGATCCCCGACTTCAGAGTCCTGCTATCACCGGACCC GCTGTTCCATATTCCCGAGAGTTTAAGCAAAAATATGACTACTTTCGGAAAAAGCTGAAGAAACCA GCTGACATCCCAAACCGATTCGAGATGAAGCTCCACCGCAACAACATTTTCGAGGAGTCCTATCGTCGTATCATGTCTCTGAAAAAGCCTGACGTCCTAAAAGCGCGCCTGTGGATTGAGTTTGAGTCGGAAAAGGGTTTGGATTACGGAGGCGTGGCCCGAGAGTGGTTCTTCCTCCTATCCAAGGAGATGTTTAATCCTTACTACGGCCTTTTTGAGTACTCTGCCAC CGACAACTACACGCTTCAGATCAACCCCAACTCCGGTTTATGCAATGAAGACCACCTATCGTATTTCAAGTTCATCGGACGGGTAGCAGGAATGGCCGTTTTTCATGGGAAACTACTGGATG GGTTTTTTATTAGGCCATTCTACAAGATGATGCTGGGTAAACAGATCTCCTTGAAAGATATGGAGTCTGTG GACAGTGAATATTACAACTCTCTAAAGTGGATTCTGGAGAATGATCCTACGGAACTGGATTTGCGGTTTTGCATTGATGAAGACAATTTTGGACAG ACATACCAGGTGGACCTCAAGCCCAGTGGATCCGACATGGTAGTCACCAATGACAACAAGAAGGAATACATTGA TTTGGTTATCCAGTGGCGCTTTGTCAATCGGGTGCAGAAGCAGATGAACGCCTTCCTGGAG ggCTTCACTGAACTCATCCAAATCGATCTGATCAAGATCTTTGATGAAAATGAACTGGAG CTGCTCATGTGCGGACTTGGTGACGTTGATGTCAATGACTGGCGCCAACACACCGTTTACAAAAATGGCTACTGTCCCAATCACCCGGTCATCCAATGGTTTTGGAAG gtgGTCCTGTTAATGGATGCCGAAAAGAGGATCCGACTTCTTCAATTCGTCACCGGAACATCGCGTGTGCCGATGAATGGCTTCGCCGAGCTTTATG GTTCGAATGGACCTCAGTTGTTCACTATTGAGCAGTGGGGAACGCCGGATAAACTGCCCAGAGCCCACACGTG TTTCAACCGCTTGGACCTTCCCACCTACGACTCATTCGAAGATCTGCGAGAGAAGCTTCTAATGGCCGTGGAGAATGCTCAGGGCTTTGAAGGAGTTGACTAA
- the nedd4l gene encoding E3 ubiquitin-protein ligase NEDD4-like isoform X7: MATNYEPIYGLSEDENETRVLRVKVIAGIDLAKKDIIGASDPYVKLSLYVTDETRELALVQTKTIKKTLNPKWNEEFYFRVCPQNHRLLFEVFDENRLASSKNGLFHIGQTRDDFLGQVDVPLSHLPTEDPAMERPYTFKDFLLRPRSHKSRVKGYLRLKMAYLPKQGGHEEEAGDMREEAEGWEESADSGSQRPQQLLPPLPPGWEEKVDNLGRTYYVNHNNRSTQWKRPSNMDVISETESDNRQRQIHQEAHRVFRSRRHISEDLENEHLEPRDVIDSSWELITEEDPNDALAQSQPGTSSMLTPQPPPTPVSQEFSDDLSLRLSFTPDTNGEVPGPSSVLTQLSNRLRSSSMTDGVSDQAQPPPLAQRSHSRRTRAQTVSGGEDSTSPTATAFNLTTLGLPPGWEERKDAKGRTYYVNHNSRTTTWTRPIVQLTEDGANTATGSGAAPIPSPSSNASSNTSNNHLHEPQLRRPRSLSSPTVTLSTPLEGASNIQARRAVKDTFSNPQSPQPSPYSSPKSQHKTQQSFLPPGWEMRIAPNGRPFFIDHNSRTTTWEDPRLKYPVHMRNKNSMEPGELGPLPHLPEEPGWEERIHTDGRTFYIDHNTKNTQWEDPRLQSPAITGPAVPYSREFKQKYDYFRKKLKKPADIPNRFEMKLHRNNIFEESYRRIMSLKKPDVLKARLWIEFESEKGLDYGGVAREWFFLLSKEMFNPYYGLFEYSATDNYTLQINPNSGLCNEDHLSYFKFIGRVAGMAVFHGKLLDGFFIRPFYKMMLGKQISLKDMESVDSEYYNSLKWILENDPTELDLRFCIDEDNFGQTYQVDLKPSGSDMVVTNDNKKEYIDLVIQWRFVNRVQKQMNAFLEGFTELIQIDLIKIFDENELELLMCGLGDVDVNDWRQHTVYKNGYCPNHPVIQWFWKVVLLMDAEKRIRLLQFVTGTSRVPMNGFAELYGSNGPQLFTIEQWGTPDKLPRAHTCFNRLDLPTYDSFEDLREKLLMAVENAQGFEGVD, encoded by the exons ATGGCTACGAATTACGAGCCGATCTACGGACTGTCGGAGGATGAG AATGAAACCAGAGTATTGCGGGTTAAGGTCATCGCGGGAATTGATCTCGCTAAGAAAGACATTATTGGAGCCAG CGACCCCTACGTCAAACTGTCCCTCTATGTCACAGATGAAACCAGAGAACTTGCCCTGGTCCAaacaaaaaccataaaaaaG ACGCTTAATCCCAAATGGAACGAAGAATTTTATTTCAGG GTATGTCCACAAAATCACAGGCTTCTCTTTGAGGTGTTTGATGAAAACAGATTG GCCTCTTCCAAGAATGGGCTTTTCCACATCGGACAG ACCAGAGATGATTTCTTGGGACAAGTGGATGTACCTCTTAGTCATTTGCCG ACTGAAGACCCAGCCATGGAGCGCCCCTACACATTTAAGGACTTCCTATTGCGACCTAGGAG TCACAAGTCCAGGGTGAAGGGTTACCTCCGCCTCAAAATGGCTTACCTGCCCAAACAAGGGGGACATGAAGAAGAAGCTGGGGACATGAGGGAGGAGGCAGAG GGATGGGAGGAATCCGCAGATTCAGGGTCGCAACGACCGCAACAGCTTCTTCCACCATTGCCACCTGGCTGGGAAGAAAAGGTGGACAACCTGGGACGAACCTACTACGTCAACCACAACAATCGATCCACACAGTGGAAACGGCCCTCCAACAT ggatGTGATTTCGGAAACAGAAAGCGACAACCGCCAACGTCAGATACATCAGGAGGCGCATCGAGTCTTCCGTTCGAGACGCCACATCAGCGAGGACCTGGAAAATGAACACTTGGAGCCACGTGATGTTATTGACAGC TCCTGGGAGCTGATCACAGAAGAAGACCCAAATGACGCCCTCGCCCAGTCCCAACCTGGCACATCCTCCATGCTGACCCCACAGCCCCCGCCGACTCCCGTCTCACAAGAGTTCTCCGATGATTTGAGCTTGAGGCTGTCATTTACCCCTGACACCAACGGCGAAGTTCCAGGGCCAAGCTCAGTTCTG ACTCAGTTATCCAACCGACTGCGTTCTTCCAGTATGACTGATGGTGTTAGCGATCAGGCCCAGCCTCCTCCTCTTGCG CAGCGTTCCCATTCCAGAAGAACCAGGGCTCAAACTGTCTCAGGTGGTGAGGATAGCACG TCTCCCACAGCAACCGCGTTCAACCTGACCACCTTGGGCCTGCCCCCTGGATGGGAGGAGCGGAAGGACGCCAAGGGGAGAACATATTACGTCAACCATAACAGCCGCACCACTACCTGGACTAGGCCCATTGTGCAG CTGACTGAAGATGGTGCAAACACAGCAACGGGGTCCGGTGCAGCCCCCATaccctccccctcttccaatGCTTCCTCTAATACCTCCAACAACCACCTCCATGAGCCCCAACTCCGACGACCTCGTAGTCTCAGCTCCCCTACTGTCACCCTGTCGACACCCTTGGAG GGAGCCAGCAACATCCAGGCCAGGCGTGCAGTAAAGGACACCTTTTCCAACCCTCAATCTCCCCAACCGTCACCGTACAGCTCCCCTAAATCACAACATAAGACCCAACAGAGCTTCCTACCGCCAGGCTGGGAAATGAGAATAGCTCCCAATGGACGGCCATTTTTCATCGACCACAATAGCAGAACCACCACTTGG GAGGATCCGAGGTTGAAGTATCCGGTCCATATGCGAAATAAGAACTCCATGGAACCTGGTGAACTTGGGCCTCTCCCT caCCTACCAGAGGAG CCTGGGTGGGAAGAGCGAATTCACACGGACGGACGCACTTTCTACATTGACCACA ATACAAAGAACACACAATGGGAGGATCCCCGACTTCAGAGTCCTGCTATCACCGGACCC GCTGTTCCATATTCCCGAGAGTTTAAGCAAAAATATGACTACTTTCGGAAAAAGCTGAAGAAACCA GCTGACATCCCAAACCGATTCGAGATGAAGCTCCACCGCAACAACATTTTCGAGGAGTCCTATCGTCGTATCATGTCTCTGAAAAAGCCTGACGTCCTAAAAGCGCGCCTGTGGATTGAGTTTGAGTCGGAAAAGGGTTTGGATTACGGAGGCGTGGCCCGAGAGTGGTTCTTCCTCCTATCCAAGGAGATGTTTAATCCTTACTACGGCCTTTTTGAGTACTCTGCCAC CGACAACTACACGCTTCAGATCAACCCCAACTCCGGTTTATGCAATGAAGACCACCTATCGTATTTCAAGTTCATCGGACGGGTAGCAGGAATGGCCGTTTTTCATGGGAAACTACTGGATG GGTTTTTTATTAGGCCATTCTACAAGATGATGCTGGGTAAACAGATCTCCTTGAAAGATATGGAGTCTGTG GACAGTGAATATTACAACTCTCTAAAGTGGATTCTGGAGAATGATCCTACGGAACTGGATTTGCGGTTTTGCATTGATGAAGACAATTTTGGACAG ACATACCAGGTGGACCTCAAGCCCAGTGGATCCGACATGGTAGTCACCAATGACAACAAGAAGGAATACATTGA TTTGGTTATCCAGTGGCGCTTTGTCAATCGGGTGCAGAAGCAGATGAACGCCTTCCTGGAG ggCTTCACTGAACTCATCCAAATCGATCTGATCAAGATCTTTGATGAAAATGAACTGGAG CTGCTCATGTGCGGACTTGGTGACGTTGATGTCAATGACTGGCGCCAACACACCGTTTACAAAAATGGCTACTGTCCCAATCACCCGGTCATCCAATGGTTTTGGAAG gtgGTCCTGTTAATGGATGCCGAAAAGAGGATCCGACTTCTTCAATTCGTCACCGGAACATCGCGTGTGCCGATGAATGGCTTCGCCGAGCTTTATG GTTCGAATGGACCTCAGTTGTTCACTATTGAGCAGTGGGGAACGCCGGATAAACTGCCCAGAGCCCACACGTG TTTCAACCGCTTGGACCTTCCCACCTACGACTCATTCGAAGATCTGCGAGAGAAGCTTCTAATGGCCGTGGAGAATGCTCAGGGCTTTGAAGGAGTTGACTAA